From the Colletotrichum lupini chromosome 1, complete sequence genome, the window TGACGTAGATCTCGTCGCCAATGGTCACGTCGTCGCCGAGGACAGTGACGTTCTCAAGACGAGCCCACTTGCCAACAGTGCTGTTCCAACCGACAATAGTGCTCTTAACCCACGCATGATCCTTGACCTTGGAACCGGGCAGCAGAACGCAACGCTGAAGACGGCAGCCGTCGCCAATAACGACGTTGGGGCCGACCGTCACGTTGGGTCCAATCTTGCAGTGCTTGCCAATCTTGGCAGAGGGATCAATCAGAACGTTGCCGCCGTGGACGTAAGGCTCTGAGGGGGAGGCAAGCTCCTTGGAACCCTGCTTAGTGAGGGAAGTGAGGTACAAGCAGGTGCCGGTAAGGAAGTCCTTGGGCTGACCGACGTCCATCCAGAAGCCGGGGAGATCAAAGCTGTGCAGCTGACCATCCTTGACGATGGCGGGGAAGGTCTCCTTCTCGATCGAGGTGGGGCGAAGCTCAATGCGCTTGAGAACACTGGTGTTGAGGATGTACATGCCGGCGTTGATGCGGTTGCCAACAAACTCGACGGGCTTCTCGACGAAACGGTCGATCTTGGTGGGGTGATTAGGCTTGTGGACAACGACACCGTACTTGCTAGGCTCCTCGACCTTGGTGACGACAATGGTGCCCTCATCGCCATGGTTCTTGTGGAACTCGGCCAAGTCCTTGAAGGGGAAGTCGCAGATGACATCCGAGTTCAAGACGAAGAAGGGGGTGTCGTCCTTGGCAAGAATGCTCTCGGCCAGCTTCAAGGGACCAGCGGTATCGAGGGGCTCGGTCTCGACGGAGAAGGTGATGTTCAAGCCGAACCTCTTCTCGTACTATGGATGGAGGAAGTCAGTATTTATTATGGTAGCTGTAGAGGGGAAGCTCATGGAAAGACCCACCTCTGCCAAGTGCTTCTCCATAACCTCAGGGCGGTAGTTGACAGCGAGGACAACATCGGTTacgccagcagcagcaagagCCTCGATCTGGTGCTCAATCATGGGCTTGTTCGCGAACTCGACCAGGGGCTTGGGGAGGGTGAGGGTCTGCGCATTGGAAATACCAGGTCAGTAACATATTCGATCAGTGTGGAAGGTACAGCAGCCGCTGGCAGAaatctgctgctgctgctgtatGCTGTGTGTTCAAGCTAGGGAGAGGAATGAACGTACCAGAGGGCGAAGACGAGTGCCGAAGCCGCCGACGAGAATAATGGCTGTTCGAGCAAGTTAGCAAGTTTGCGTCACTGCCGACCACATATTGCGCCTGCCGCCGGCCAGCCTCGAGTATCGCAGATCGATGGGCAAGGCTGGGACTGGGGCAGGCTGAAGCGCATGTAGCTGTTCGTATGGGGCAAGTGCTTACCCTTCATGTTGATGGTATTGGAGTTGAGGGGTTAGGTGATGGTTCGATATCGTTGTGCGACGCAGAGAAAGGAAGATGTGGTAGCTTCCGTGGGTGAGGTGCGTATGTAAACGAGTGTGTGAAGAGTTGAAAGAGGGAGGAGGTTCTCTTGGCCTGGTCGGTGTGACTGAATTTGGCAACAAGGGGAAGCTGCGCTTTTTCGGAGAGGAGGACAGGCGTGTATTTGGTTGAGGTGACCAAAGGGGTAGCTCTTGCAGTTCCAGAAATGGACGATTAGAAGGTTGTTAAAACAGAGAGAGACAGGCGTGCCTTTTCTCGAAAAGGGTATACAATGGAATCCTGCTTGTGGAAAGTAGAACCCGAAGATGGGAAAGTGGAAGAAGACCTTTTGGGAGGAGAAAGTTGCAAAAGGCAAGAGGTTGAGCGAGTGCAGTGAAGGAAGCCACGAGGGGAGTTCAGAAAGTTGGGATGGGGAAAAAAGGGAGGTCAGAGGTCCACGGTTGGTCAGTGGTCAGTGGTCACAGATGGGAAGGCAGAAAGAGCAGGAGAGACGCGAAAAGAGGCGCAGGGTGGTGAGGGAGAAGGCACCTTCAAAAATGACACGACATCTGTACCCCCCAAGGTCCCGGTCAATTGCAAGCTGCAAGTCACTCAACACTGCGTTTTCTATGGTGCGGTACTTTGACCGGGCTGCCTGC encodes:
- a CDS encoding mannose-1-phosphate guanyltransferase is translated as MKAIILVGGFGTRLRPLTLTLPKPLVEFANKPMIEHQIEALAAAGVTDVVLAVNYRPEVMEKHLAEYEKRFGLNITFSVETEPLDTAGPLKLAESILAKDDTPFFVLNSDVICDFPFKDLAEFHKNHGDEGTIVVTKVEEPSKYGVVVHKPNHPTKIDRFVEKPVEFVGNRINAGMYILNTSVLKRIELRPTSIEKETFPAIVKDGQLHSFDLPGFWMDVGQPKDFLTGTCLYLTSLTKQGSKELASPSEPYVHGGNVLIDPSAKIGKHCKIGPNVTVGPNVVIGDGCRLQRCVLLPGSKVKDHAWVKSTIVGWNSTVGKWARLENVTVLGDDVTIGDEIYVNGGSILPHKSIKANVDIPAIIM